The proteins below come from a single Necator americanus strain Aroian chromosome V, whole genome shotgun sequence genomic window:
- a CDS encoding hypothetical protein (NECATOR_CHRV.G20395.T2), which translates to MLRRRDRRLLQDSKVIPTDHVAAQHHLLVMDLKISRPRKRHPRTETQRIKWWNLKDRKEVFFASVAPSTLPHPTRSVEEMWLSTSSVIRLTAENTLGKTTLGKPKVQKATWFWNEEVQAAIREKKSKYKLWWRTRQPEDRGAYLAAKKEAKKAVSKAKSDRYKAVYDMLDTREGERAVYRLVRARHRSTLDMEHTKIVKGADGAVLRRSGQILERWREYYNHLCNEEFCHPPIPTVPSVEGPVLPITAVEVSAALAKMKSNKATGPDDIPVDFWKLLGDRGSMWLATLFNKIVAEGRTPDVWQTSVTVPVWKGKGDIADCTSYRPIRLLCHTMKVFERVLEARPRKIVSVSLNQCGFVKDCSTIDAIHAVRILLEKHREKNRSVHLAFLDLEKALDRVPHELLWMSMRSHRVSEEYVRWTKLLYAKPTSVVRCAVGTSRPFPVRVGVHQGSSLSPLLFILCMDTITKEIQKQHPWTLLFADDVMLASESRDDLQKQVQSWKDQLQQYGLRLNTSKTEYMECGPRIEDGSIRVDGTELNKVNCFKYLGSKVTSTGDIDQEGRARVNAAWMKWKMATGVLCDKKVPVRLKSKTVQDGCASCCPLRMRVLADNESLGKSAARYGDANVEVDDRCNAKREGVRPRGRPKIRWLDRVKLDMIDARLCTADAMDRTKWKTRSRKADPATTRDKR; encoded by the exons atgttacgccgacgagatcgccgacttctgcaggattcaaaagtcatccctacagaccatgtcgctgcccaacaccatctgctcgttatggacttgaaaatctcccgtccaaggaagagacatccaaggactgaaacacagcgcatcaaatggtggaatctgaaggatcgaaaggaggtatttttcgcgtccgtggctccatctacacttccccaccctactcgtagtgtggaggaaatgtggttgtctacttccagcgttatacgcttgaccgcggaaaacactctgggaaagacgactctaggtaagccaaaggtacaaaaggctacgtggttttggaacgaggaagttcaggcggcaattcgtgagaagaagtccaagtataagctctggtggaggacgcgtcagcctgaagatcggggtgcttacctagcggcgaagaaggaggctaagaaggcagtctccaaggcgaagtcggaccgctacaaggctgtgtacgacatgcttgataccagagaaggggagcgggcagtgtatcgtttagtcagagcacgtcatcgctcaacgttggatatggagcacaccaagatcgttaagggagctgatggagccgttctgcgccgctctggtcagatcctggagaggtggcgagagtactacaatcacttgtgtaacgaagagttctgtcatcctcccatcccaaccgttcccagcgtcgagggtcctgttctaccaattactgccgtcgaagtcagtgctgccctcgcaaaaatgaagtcgaacaaggcaacaggtcctgatgacatacctgttgatttctggaagctgctaggagatcgagggtccatgtggctcgcaactctatttaacaagatcgttgcagaaggacggacaccagacgtttggcaaacttccgtgaccgtgcctgtctggaaagggaaaggagacattgctgactgcacctcgtacaggcctatacgactgctctgccatacgatgaaggtttttgagcgtgtcctggaagctcgtccgaggaaaattgttagcgtttcactcaaccagtgcggttttgtgaaggactgcagcactatagatgctatccatgctgtccgaatcctcctggagaaacatcgagagaagaaccgcagtgtgcatcttgcttttctcgatctcgagaaagctctcgaccgtgtcccacatgagctgttatggatgtccatgaggtcgcatagagtatcagaagaatatgtgcggtggacgaagctgctttatgcgaagcctaccagcgttgtacgatgtgctgttggaacaagcaggccattccctgtacgagtaggggttcatcagggttcatccctctctcctctgctgttcatactgtgtatggacacgataacgaaggaaatccagaagcagcatccgtggactctactctttgccgacgatgtcatgctcgcgtcggagtctcgagatgatcttcagaaacaagtgcagtcttggaaggatcagctgcagcaatatggattgcgcctcaacacatcaaaaactgagtacatggagtgcggaccaagaatagaggatggttcaattcgtgttgatggcaccgaattaaacaaggtgaactgcttcaagtaccttggatccaaagtgacttccacaggcgacattgatcaagagggtcgagcacgtgttaatgctgcatggatgaaatggaaaatggcaacaggggtactatgcgacaagaaagtccctgttcgactgaagtcgaagacggtacaggacggttgtgcgtcctgttgccctttacggatgcgagtgctggccgacaacgaaagccttggaaagagtgctgcacgctatggagatgcgaatgttgaggtggacgataggtgtaacgctaaaagagaag gagtgaggccgcgcgggaggccaaagattcgctggttagaccgtgtgaagctggatatgatagatgcacgtttgtgtacggctgatgcaatggatagaaccaaatggaagacaagaagcagaaaagcggaccctgcaacaacgcgggacaaacgctag
- a CDS encoding hypothetical protein (NECATOR_CHRV.G20395.T1), which yields MLRRRDRRLLQDSKVIPTDHVAAQHHLLVMDLKISRPRKRHPRTETQRIKWWNLKDRKEVFFASVAPSTLPHPTRSVEEMWLSTSSVIRLTAENTLGKTTLGKPKVQKATWFWNEEVQAAIREKKSKYKLWWRTRQPEDRGAYLAAKKEAKKAVSKAKSDRYKAVYDMLDTREGERAVYRLVRARHRSTLDMEHTKIVKGADGAVLRRSGQILERWREYYNHLCNEEFCHPPIPTVPSVEGPVLPITAVEVSAALAKMKSNKATGPDDIPVDFWKLLGDRGSMWLATLFNKIVAEGRTPDVWQTSVTVPVWKGKGDIADCTSYRPIRLLCHTMKVFERVLEARPRKIVSVSLNQCGFVKDCSTIDAIHAVRILLEKHREKNRSVHLAFLDLEKALDRVPHELLWMSMRSHRVSEEYVRWTKLLYAKPTSVVRCAVGTSRPFPVRVGVHQGSSLSPLLFILCMDTITKEIQKQHPWTLLFADDVMLASESRDDLQKQVQSWKDQLQQYGLRLNTSKTEYMECGPRIEDGSIRVDGTELNKVNCFKYLGSKVTSTGDIDQEGRARVNAAWMKWKMATGVLCDKKVPVRLKSKTVQDGCASCCPLRMRVLADNESLGKSAARYGDANVEVDDRCNAKREGIQRHCALHLRCRPDN from the coding sequence atgttacgccgacgagatcgccgacttctgcaggattcaaaagtcatccctacagaccatgtcgctgcccaacaccatctgctcgttatggacttgaaaatctcccgtccaaggaagagacatccaaggactgaaacacagcgcatcaaatggtggaatctgaaggatcgaaaggaggtatttttcgcgtccgtggctccatctacacttccccaccctactcgtagtgtggaggaaatgtggttgtctacttccagcgttatacgcttgaccgcggaaaacactctgggaaagacgactctaggtaagccaaaggtacaaaaggctacgtggttttggaacgaggaagttcaggcggcaattcgtgagaagaagtccaagtataagctctggtggaggacgcgtcagcctgaagatcggggtgcttacctagcggcgaagaaggaggctaagaaggcagtctccaaggcgaagtcggaccgctacaaggctgtgtacgacatgcttgataccagagaaggggagcgggcagtgtatcgtttagtcagagcacgtcatcgctcaacgttggatatggagcacaccaagatcgttaagggagctgatggagccgttctgcgccgctctggtcagatcctggagaggtggcgagagtactacaatcacttgtgtaacgaagagttctgtcatcctcccatcccaaccgttcccagcgtcgagggtcctgttctaccaattactgccgtcgaagtcagtgctgccctcgcaaaaatgaagtcgaacaaggcaacaggtcctgatgacatacctgttgatttctggaagctgctaggagatcgagggtccatgtggctcgcaactctatttaacaagatcgttgcagaaggacggacaccagacgtttggcaaacttccgtgaccgtgcctgtctggaaagggaaaggagacattgctgactgcacctcgtacaggcctatacgactgctctgccatacgatgaaggtttttgagcgtgtcctggaagctcgtccgaggaaaattgttagcgtttcactcaaccagtgcggttttgtgaaggactgcagcactatagatgctatccatgctgtccgaatcctcctggagaaacatcgagagaagaaccgcagtgtgcatcttgcttttctcgatctcgagaaagctctcgaccgtgtcccacatgagctgttatggatgtccatgaggtcgcatagagtatcagaagaatatgtgcggtggacgaagctgctttatgcgaagcctaccagcgttgtacgatgtgctgttggaacaagcaggccattccctgtacgagtaggggttcatcagggttcatccctctctcctctgctgttcatactgtgtatggacacgataacgaaggaaatccagaagcagcatccgtggactctactctttgccgacgatgtcatgctcgcgtcggagtctcgagatgatcttcagaaacaagtgcagtcttggaaggatcagctgcagcaatatggattgcgcctcaacacatcaaaaactgagtacatggagtgcggaccaagaatagaggatggttcaattcgtgttgatggcaccgaattaaacaaggtgaactgcttcaagtaccttggatccaaagtgacttccacaggcgacattgatcaagagggtcgagcacgtgttaatgctgcatggatgaaatggaaaatggcaacaggggtactatgcgacaagaaagtccctgttcgactgaagtcgaagacggtacaggacggttgtgcgtcctgttgccctttacggatgcgagtgctggccgacaacgaaagccttggaaagagtgctgcacgctatggagatgcgaatgttgaggtggacgataggtgtaacgctaaaagagaaggtatccaacgacactgtgcgctccatcttcggtgtcgtcccgataactga
- a CDS encoding hypothetical protein (NECATOR_CHRV.G20396.T1), with amino-acid sequence MMELTYEDMQWISVRHLLHNEIVLNNKCFMNYLCRNSVYFTFLKESMQECSHTESGHNEKQTYEDEETKDEIWETFLKKISRLQDYLEKQKFERKEEFERFNVVLLDLINRIDNKIEKLGNICHQLQHRSSVITRELIVIEELTNAVNVVRKRRTRS; translated from the exons ATGATGGAGCTCACTTACGAAGACATGCAATGGATTTCCGTCCGCCATCTTTTGCACAATGAAATTGTGCTCAACAATAAGTGTTTCATGAATTATCTGTGTAGGAACAgtgtttattttacatttctaAAAGAATCTATGCAAGAATGTTCGCACACAGAAAGCGGACACAACGAAAAGCAAACATACGAG GATGAGGAAACAAAAGACGAGATTTGGGAAACGTTCCTAAAGAAAATTAGCCGATTACAAGATTActtggaaaaacaaaaa TTTGAACGAAAGGAGGAATTTGAACGCTTTAACGTTGTTTTATTGGATCTCATCAACAGAATCGACAACAAAATCGAGAAG CTAGGCAATATTTGCCACCAACTTCAACATCGATCTTCTGTGATAACACGGGAACTAATTGTAATCGAAGAACTTACCAACGCAGTTAATGTAGTAAGAAAACGTCGCACAAGAAGTTGA
- a CDS encoding hypothetical protein (NECATOR_CHRV.G20396.T2): MQECSHTESGHNEKQTYEDEETKDEIWETFLKKISRLQDYLEKQKFERKEEFERFNVVLLDLINRIDNKIEKLGNICHQLQHRSSVITRELIVIEELTNAVNVVRKRRTRS, from the exons ATGCAAGAATGTTCGCACACAGAAAGCGGACACAACGAAAAGCAAACATACGAG GATGAGGAAACAAAAGACGAGATTTGGGAAACGTTCCTAAAGAAAATTAGCCGATTACAAGATTActtggaaaaacaaaaa TTTGAACGAAAGGAGGAATTTGAACGCTTTAACGTTGTTTTATTGGATCTCATCAACAGAATCGACAACAAAATCGAGAAG CTAGGCAATATTTGCCACCAACTTCAACATCGATCTTCTGTGATAACACGGGAACTAATTGTAATCGAAGAACTTACCAACGCAGTTAATGTAGTAAGAAAACGTCGCACAAGAAGTTGA
- a CDS encoding hypothetical protein (NECATOR_CHRV.G20397.T2) — translation MNRILRRFAATKLMRQFLLSANTTMCVTQLSFGDFLQQYIHGDIEAKGWDMARSARLGGAGFVIGPMMTIWYRFLDGFYVGRRWRLVLKKTLVDACTNPVYSSTIITVCGLLEGKTFFDAFAEYTSKMFYILKVDLSIWPICQLISFRFVPPQLRVFYINVVYLFYCIIISFIKHNKKEEIEKHFQLLINLYEKRRVRIGDFR, via the exons ATGAATAGGATTTTGAGG AGGTTTGCAGCAACAAAGCTGATGAGACAGTTCCTGTTATCCGCGAACACAACAATGTGCGTGACACAATTATCCTTTGGAGACTTTCTACAACAATACATTCATGGTGATATCGAGGCTAAAGGATGGGATATGGCTCGATCTG CTCGTCTCGGAGGCGCTGGATTCGTTATTGGTCCAATGATGACGATATGGTATCGTTTCCTCGATGGCTTTTATGTTGGTCGTCGATGGAGACTCGTTCTGAAGAAAACACTTGTAGACGCTTGTACTAACCCTGTGTATTCATCTACTATCATAACAG TGTGTGGTCTATTAGAAGGTAAAACGTTCTTTGACGCCTTTGCGGAGTACACATCAAAGATGTTCTATATACTGAAG GTTGATCTTTCAATATGGCCTATTTGTCAGCTTATATCATTTCGATTTGTTCCCCCACAACTACGCGTCTTTTACATCAATGTAGTATACCTCTTCTATTGCATTATAATTTCGTTCATCAAGCATAACAAGAAGGAAGAGATTGAAAAA CATTTCCAACTTCTGATTAACTTGTATGAGAAACGTCGCGTGAGGATAGGTGATTTTag ATGA
- a CDS encoding hypothetical protein (NECATOR_CHRV.G20397.T1) gives MNRILRRFAATKLMRQFLLSANTTMCVTQLSFGDFLQQYIHGDIEAKGWDMARSARLGGAGFVIGPMMTIWYRFLDGFYVGRRWRLVLKKTLVDACTNPVYSSTIITVCGLLEGKTFFDAFAEYTSKMFYILKVDLSIWPICQLISFRFVPPQLRVFYINVVYLFYCIIISFIKHNKKEEIEKVL, from the exons ATGAATAGGATTTTGAGG AGGTTTGCAGCAACAAAGCTGATGAGACAGTTCCTGTTATCCGCGAACACAACAATGTGCGTGACACAATTATCCTTTGGAGACTTTCTACAACAATACATTCATGGTGATATCGAGGCTAAAGGATGGGATATGGCTCGATCTG CTCGTCTCGGAGGCGCTGGATTCGTTATTGGTCCAATGATGACGATATGGTATCGTTTCCTCGATGGCTTTTATGTTGGTCGTCGATGGAGACTCGTTCTGAAGAAAACACTTGTAGACGCTTGTACTAACCCTGTGTATTCATCTACTATCATAACAG TGTGTGGTCTATTAGAAGGTAAAACGTTCTTTGACGCCTTTGCGGAGTACACATCAAAGATGTTCTATATACTGAAG GTTGATCTTTCAATATGGCCTATTTGTCAGCTTATATCATTTCGATTTGTTCCCCCACAACTACGCGTCTTTTACATCAATGTAGTATACCTCTTCTATTGCATTATAATTTCGTTCATCAAGCATAACAAGAAGGAAGAGATTGAAAAAGTACTGTAG
- a CDS encoding hypothetical protein (NECATOR_CHRV.G20397.T3): MNRILRRFAATKLMRQFLLSANTTMCVTQLSFGDFLQQYIHGDIEAKGWDMARSARLGGAGFVIGPMMTIWYRFLDGFYVGRRWRLVLKKTLVDACTNPVYSSTIITGYFCCSFMEIVVDGPGQNVATKGADF, encoded by the exons ATGAATAGGATTTTGAGG AGGTTTGCAGCAACAAAGCTGATGAGACAGTTCCTGTTATCCGCGAACACAACAATGTGCGTGACACAATTATCCTTTGGAGACTTTCTACAACAATACATTCATGGTGATATCGAGGCTAAAGGATGGGATATGGCTCGATCTG CTCGTCTCGGAGGCGCTGGATTCGTTATTGGTCCAATGATGACGATATGGTATCGTTTCCTCGATGGCTTTTATGTTGGTCGTCGATGGAGACTCGTTCTGAAGAAAACACTTGTAGACGCTTGTACTAACCCTGTGTATTCATCTACTATCATAACAG GATACTTTTGCTGTAGCTTCATGGAGATAGTCGTAGATGGTCCAGGACAAAACGTCGCTACAAAAGGCGCTGACTTCTAA
- a CDS encoding hypothetical protein (NECATOR_CHRV.G20398.T1) translates to MRTLILLLCTSASLVGALPPKGCTSCMMVLIERHPYSGIVETQKMVDGTGCFVQKLKCRGNKSNAETFVQFNQGSNGFLAHGDQEVKLECSNDGHWLLVHNEEKGINVESVACLST, encoded by the exons ATGCGCACGCTAATCCTCCTCCTCTGCACTTCTGCATCTCTTGTGGGAGCGTTGCCGCCCAAAG GTTGCACTTCATGTATGATGGTTCTGATAGAAAGACACCCTTATTCTGGAATAGTCGAAACACAGAAGATGGTTGATGGCACAGGATGCTTT gttcaaaaattaaaatgtcgTGGAAATAAATCGAACGCGGAAACGTTTGTGCAG TTCAATCAAGGATCAAACGGGTTCCTAGCGCACGGTGATCAAGAAGTCAAATTGGAGTGCTCAAATGATGGCCACTGGTTGCTTGTACATAATGAAGAGAAAGGCATTAATGTAGAAAGTGTAGCATGTTTGTCAACATAA